CCAGAATCCTCAGTCCTAAACTGGACTTGATCACAATGAAACCAAAAGACTCTTATGAATTGCTGAGGATTTATTGGATCTGTGTTCCGGAGAATCAGTACAAGGACCAATAGAAGAGATGACTCCGCCCAGATTCCCGGCCAGGATTCCCGGGAAGGATCTACTGGAATCCACTTACGGAATTCTCACTGATGGTCTGGAAAGAAAGAATAAATTAAATACAGAAAATAGTCCCAGCCAATCAGAGAGCAGATCTGTAAACCCCCCCATTTATTGCCCCCCCACATCTCTACTCACTTGCTGGATCCAAGAGTTAAAGGCCGACACGCGAGTGAACACACTGGGCTTCTTGAGGGTGTTGCACCCGTAGCCAGACCCAAAGCTGGTCACCCCATGTACGTACCACCGGCCATCGGCCCCCTGGCAGTTGAGGGGTCCCCCAGAGTCACCCTAAAAGCAACAATATGAGACAATTACAAAGTTTGCCCTCGTTAGTGTTAATGTGGTATCTGCCATGTGGCCTGTAGGTGGCGCCAGAGCGACTATATAACCTGAATGTGTCACTGCTCCCCCTACAGGCCGGCACTCACATTGCAGACAGAGCGAATGTCCCCTCCGGCGCACACCATGCTGCGTTTCACTGTGGCGCCCCACCAGTCTCTCTGGGTGCAGTGATCATAATCCACCACCGGGAGCAGCGCCTGCTGCAGGATATCGGGATAGGGCCCACCAGCTGCAcagggggtaaaaaaaaaatataaattatatgcttgattggattcacttacccagggggaggttcctgcctgaccatgggaaagagagcagcccaggagcaggaagtacagagaatcagagctctgtacctgggtaagtactggggggagattggattcacttacccaggggggggggttcctgtctgaccatgggaaagagagcagcccaggagcaggaaatacagagaatcagagctctgtacctgggtaagtactggggggagattggattcacttacccagggggaggttcctgcctgaccatgggaaagagagcagcccaggagcaggaagtacagagaatcagagctctgtacctgggtaagtactggggggagattggattcacttacccagggggaggttcctgcctgaccatgggaaagagagcagcccaggagcaggaagtacagagaatcagagctctgtacctgggtaagtactggggggagattggattcacttacccaggggggggttcctgcctgaccatgggaaagagagcagcccaggagcaggaagtacagagaatcagagctctgtacctgggtaagtactggggggtagattggattcacttacccagggggaggttcctgtctgaccatgggaaagagagcagcccaggagcaggaagtattTTGGGATATGTGTTTTATATCTAAGaataaccccccccctcccccagcagagAATTCCATGATGTACTTACTGTAAAGTCGCCCCCAGCCACTGGCATAGCAGGAGAAATTGTTGGGGAGCAGTTCCCCGGCGGGGGGGAGGCAGCTCAGTTGAACCTTATCACTTATCTGCACAGGGCGGGGCAATCGGATAAGGGCAATGTCATTCCTAAAGGAAAGAGAACAGGACAGATCACTGTCAGCCAATCACTGTGCAGCTGAGATGTGATTGGTCTTAGGAACAAAAAGGTAACTCCCCCTACCCACAAGGGATACAATTATTGTTCCATGATTCGTGCACAAACATGTCCTCAGATGGAATAAGGAAGATCTCCTCTGCTCCTTCCTCATTGGCTAAGTCATAATCTCCAACCACGGCCCGATTGGTCCTGGAGAAGCTGCAATGAGAGGGATTAACCAATAAAGAGACAGGGACTATTTCCTACATCATCTCTTCTCAATAACCCCTACCGCTTGGTGCCCCCCAATCCCTGGGTGTCCCCCCTACAAGTGTCTCTTGTGATACTCACTTGATACAGTGGGCGGCAGTCAGGATCCATCTGTCGGCGATGAGGGTTCCCCCACAATTGTGTATAAATACCCCATTTATCAGGACCTGCAGAGAGACCTAAAGCAGCAAAAGGATGGGTGTGTGTCTTGTTTCAACCTTATCTACTACATAACCGATAGAAATGCATCATCATTTCCCACCATGAATGTTCTTACCTGCCAAGGCCAACTGTAGGGTTTGGCGCTTTCACCATTCACCACTCGGGCAGATGGAGCGTAAGTGGGAACCCCACATCCATAGGCTGCGGAGACAGTAACAGACCAGAGCTGGGTGAACCTATTAGAGTGAGAAGTCTCTATACAGCAGTGGGAAATAACTAATAACTTGAGTGAAGAACCTTCTAGACTGGTGCTTGGAGACCATAGTAACCCGGGCATGTAGACCAGAGACAGAGGAACCTACTGAGCAGGATGAGGAGCCTTCAGACCAAAAGTAGAGGAACCTACTAGACTGGTGCTTGGAGACCATACTAACCAGAGCATGTAGACCAGAGACAGAGGAACCTACTGAGCTGGGGGAGAGGCTTTAGTTTAAAATAAGAGAAACCTACTGACCAAACAGAGAAGCCTATAGACCTGAGACAGAGGAACTTATGGAGCAGGATGAGGAGCCTTCAGACCAAAAGGTAGAGGAACCTACTAGACTGGTGCTTGGAGACCAAACTAACCAGAGCATGTAGATCAGAGACAGAGGAACCTACTGAGTGGGATGAGGAGCATTCAGACCAAAGGTAGAGGAACCTACTAGACTGGTGCTTGAAGACCATACTAACCAGAGCATGTAGACCAGAGACAGAGGAGCCTACTGAGCTGGGGGAGAGGCTTTAGTTTAAAAGAAGAGAAACCTACTGACCAAACAGAGAAGCCTATAGACTAGAGACAGATGAACTTACTGAGCAGGATGAAGAGCCTTCAGACCAAAGGTAGCAGAACCTACTAGACTGGTGCTTGGAGACCATACTAACCAGAGCATGTAGACCAGAGAAAGAGCCAACTACTGAGCTGGGTTTTGTAGACAATAGACATAGGAACCTACTGACCAGGGTGGGAAAGACTATACATGCAGCTAAAAGAACTAGAATATCACAGTTGGGCTCCTAATGAATGGAACTCAAAGACTCCTAAGTCCAGAGCTGAAAGAACTAGAGAGCCAACCCTAAGAGGGACCTGCCCTCTCTCCTCACTCACCTCCTGAGAGCAGCAGAACAGAGAAGACTAAACTCAGCATTTTGTTCGGAAGGAAAGTTCTGCCGAATCCGATTCCTTTTATAGGAACTTTTATCGGCACAAACCTTACGTCATGGTCTTTATCAACCCAGAATGTTCCATACGGTTCTGACCTATGGACTGATTCCCACCCAGGTGCAATGGGCGTGATAATCGCCGTTCAGGGTCCAAGAACCATCTGCTTATTTCCACCCTCCTGTGCCAGGGACCTTGGGCACCTTCCTTTGGGTGacactttgccaggactgaaggAAATCTGGATCAGCCACTTGGCCGAGGCTTCCAACAGCTTCAGACTTACACCTGATTGGTTACAAGTACGTCTAATGTAGATCAGTAAGTCGCCATTCATTGTTGGAACATTGAAAAAAGGGGGTTCAGTTCTAGATTCAGCCTTTCTGTTCTGCAGGTCACcatacatttcccagaatgccccCATGCCAACCTGTATACTGACTGGCCCATACTGACCGACTCATACTGACCGACCCACACTGACCGGCCCATACTGACCGACCCATACTGACCGACCCATACTGAGCGACTCATACTGACCGACCCACACTGACCGGCCCATACTGACCGGCCCATACTGACCGACCCATACTGACCGACTCATACTGACCGACCCACACTGACCGGCCCATACTGACCGACTCATACTGACCGGCCTATACTGACCGGCCCATACTGACTGACCCACACTGACCGCCCCATACTGACCGACTCATACTGACCGACCCATACTGACCGACCCATACTGACCGGCCAATACTGACCGGCCCATACTGACCGACCCATACTGACCGGCCCATACTGACCGGCCCATACTgactgacccatactgaccaaccAATACTGACTGGCCCATACTgactgacccatactgaccggCCCATACTGACTGGCCCATACTgactgacccatactgaccaaccAATACTGACCAGCCCATACTGAATGACCCATACTGACCGACCCATACTTACCGACCCATACTGACCGACCCATACTGACTACAtgcccctgtctctgcccctaacCAGAGGTCTCAGTGAAGCTCCCGGATGGAAGTTGACACTAAGTGTGTGGGAACATGTCTGGAACCAGAGGAGATGAGTGAGAGCTGGATCCCAGCACTGGTTCTGAAGTTCTGGATCCAGAGAGTTCTGTTACTGGGCGTGGCCCTGCCTGTACGGTCTGCACTGGAATGTGGTTACCTTGGAAACAAGGATGTGTCTCAGATGTAACTGAGCCCCAGGGCCCTGAGATTTAGCCTGAGAAATGCACCGGCCCAGTTTGCCAATTGCCCCACAGCCCCGGGTCCAACAGACCAGATTTGCCCCCTGTAACAGCTGAGCGGCCAGACCCAGTGCTTATGTGTCCCATTCAGGCAAGGAGTCAATCCAAGATGGCTGCCAATGCCGTTTCCCATAGGGAAAAGTTTGTGCAAATTCCGGCCGCTTCTGAGCCTCTTTCCCCAAGTGTGTTGGTTGGGGCTGTGAGGGGAGACCGGGAGCAACACCCCACTGAAGCTTCACCCACAAACCTGCACTTAGCTCAGAGCAACTCTGATGTGCCAACCAAGAAAATGGCGGCTGCCTCCATATGTGGGGACTTGATTGCCAACCCTGGCTCTGATCCTACACACACATTGGCTAATACTTTACATAAAGTGCAGCCAGAGACCTTTAGTGCCGATTCCTCTTCTGGTATGGATCATACTTTGTTGGGGGATGGTTCTACTACTGCTGGAACAGCGCCCCCTAGCAGCTCATATGATGTCAGACACAAAGCTCCGCCCCCTATCGGCTCATATGATGTCAGACACAAAGCTCCGCCCCCTAGTAGCTCATATGATGTCAGACACAAAGCTCCGCCCCCTATCGGCTCATATGATGTCAGACACAAAGCTCCGCCCCCTATCGGCTCATATGATGTCAGACACAAAGCTCCGCCCCCTAGCAGCTCATATGATGTCAGACACAAAGCTCCGCCCCGTAGCGGCTCATATGATGTCAGACACAAAGCTCCACCCCCTAGCGGCTCATATGATGTCAGACACAAAGCTCCACCCCCTAGCGGCTCATATGATGTCAGGCACAAAGCTCCGCCCCCTAGCGGCTCATATGATGTCAGGCACAAAGCTCCGCTCCCTAGCGGCTCATATGATGTCAGGCACAAAGCTCCGCCCCCTAGCGGCTCATATGATGTCAGACACAAAGCTCTGCCCCCTAGCGGCTCATATGATGTCAGACACAAAGCTCCACCCCCTAGCGGCTCATATGATGTCAGACACAAAGCTCCGCCCCCTAGCGGCTCATATGATGTCAGACACAAAGCTCCGCCCCCTAGCGGCTCATATGATGTCAGACACAAAGCTCCACCCCCTAGCGGCTCATATGATGTCAGACACAAAGCTCCGCCCCCTAGCGGCTCATATGATGTCAGGCACAAAGCTCCACCCCCTAGCGGCTCATATGATGTCAGACACAAAGCTCCGCCCCCTAGCGGCTCATATGATGTCAGACACAAAGCTCCGCCCCCTAGCGGCTCATATGATGTCAGACACAAAGCTCCACCCCCTAGCGGCTCATATGATGTCAGACACAAAGCTCCGCCCCCTTGCGGCTCATATGATGTCAGACACAAAGCTCCGCCCCCTAGCGGCTCATATGATGTCAGACACAAAGCTCCGCCCCCTAGCGGCTCATATGATGTCAGACACAAAGCTCCGCCCCCTAGCGGCTCATATGATGTCAGACGCAAAGCTCTGCCCCCTAGTGGCTCATATGATGTCAGACTCAAAGCTCTGCCCCCTAGCAGCTCATATGATGTCAGACACAAAGCTCCGCCCCCTAGCGGCTCATATGATGTCAGACACAAAGCTCCGCCCCCTAGCGGCTCATATGATGTCAGGCACAAAGCTCCGCCCCCTAGCGGCTCATATGATGTCAGGCACAAAGCTCCGCCCCCTAGCGGCTCATATGATGTCAGACACAAAGCTCCACCCCCTAGCGGCTCATATGATGTCAGACACAAAGCTCCGCCCCCTAGCGGCTCATATGATGTCAGACACAAAGCTCCGCCCCCTAGCGGCTCATATGATGTCAGACACAAAGCTCCGCCCCCTAGCGGCTCATATGATGTCAGACGCAAACCTCTGCCCCCTAGCAGCTCATATGATGTCAGACACAAAGCTCCGCCCCCCTAGCGGCTCATATGATGTCAGACACAAAGCTCCGCCCCCTAGCGGCTCATATGATGTCAGACACAAACTCCGCCCCCTAGCAGCTCACAGTGCAGACCAGTGTGGCCCAGAAACCACAGATCCGCGTACCCCAGCAGCTCACCTGCTTATAGGGCAACTGGATCCCGCAGGGAGCCATTTGGCTTTATCACTCCCGGGGGTCCAGCATTGCCCAGTTGGCCATAAGCCACAGGAGCCTCAGGATGGTTTGATAGACAATGCTTGTGTAACTGATATTCACCCGAATGCTACTGATTATAATTTGGGTGCTTCTTCtgttggggggtgcagggcagggACCCTCAGACAAGGAGCAGGTACCAGAGAGTGCGGGTGTCTGTTATCCCTATGAGCCACCGgttagggaggggggagaggcCTGTGACAATGACACTGCCCGTGTTGGTCAGAAACACTAATTGCCCCGGGGGTTAATGGCGGCACGACGGCGCCTTGTGTTTCCTGTTGTCTCTTTGTGTCTCTCCGTGGAATTAAATTGTATTTATCGGAATAAATTCTATTATTTGTACAAAGCTTTTAACTAAAATTCTATGGAATAAACTCGATCTGTACAGACGTCTGTGTTTtcctgttgtactgggggggggggttatgatGGCACCCTATGGTCTAGATCAGTCAGTGACGGCACAATGGGCCCTGGGTGCTCCCCACTGACGGCACCCTATGGTCTAGATCAGTCAGTGACAGCACAATGGGCCCTGGGGTGCTCCCCACTGATGGCACCCTATGGTCAAGATCAGTCAGTGACAGCACAATGGGCCCTGGGGTGCTCCCCACTGATGGCACCCTATGGTCTAGATCAGTCAGTGACAGCACAATGGGCCCTGGGTGCTCCCCACTAACGGCACCCTATGGTCTAGATTAGTCAGTGACAGCACAATGGGCCCTGGGGTGATAATAGGGTGTCTCTGTATTAAATATTCTTGCCCCAAATGTTGGGGTCTCTGTGGCCCCCAGAATCCTCAGTCCTAAACTGGACTTGATCACAATGAAACCAAAAGACTCTTATGAATTGCTGAGGATTTATTGGATCTGTGTTCCGGAGAATCAGTACAAGGACCAATAGAAGAGATGACTCCGCCCAGATTCCCGGGAAGGATCTACTGGAATCCACTTACGGAATTCTCACTGATGGTCTGGAAAGAACAAATAAATCAAATACAGCCAATCTGAGAGCAGATCTgtaacccctcccccccagcaaaCTATTAGTATAATCTGCCCCAGGTAACCTTCTCCCAACCAGAAGTGGGGTACAAAATCACCCCAATATTGGCCTAATACATTGCCCCCCCAGATCTCTACTCACTTGCTGGATCCAAGAGTTAAAGGCCGACACGCGAGTGAACACACTGGGCTTCTTGAGGGTGTTGCACCCGTAGCCATGCACAAAGCTGGCCACCCCATGTACGTACCACCGGCCATCGGCCCCCTGGCAGTTGAGGGGTCCCCCAGAGTCACCCTAAAAGCAACAATACCAGACAATTACAAAGTTTGTAAAATCTATAATGAAATAGTGTTATCTGCCATGTGGCCTGTAGGTGGCACTAGAGCGACTATATAACCTGAATGTGTCACTGCTCCCCCTACAGGCCGGCACTCACGTTGCAGACAGAGCGAATGTCCCCTCCGGCGCACACCATGCTGCGTTTCACTTTGGTGCCCCACCAGTCTCTCTGGGTGCAGTGATTATGATCCACCACCGGGAGCAGCGCCTGCTGCAGGATATCAGGAATGGGCCCCCCAGCTGCACAGGGggtaaaataaagtataaattatATGTTTGATTGAAGTCACTTACCCGGGGGgtttcctgtctgaccatgggaaagagaacagcccaggagcaggaagtacagagaatcagagctctgtacctgggtaagtactggggggagattggattcacttacccagggggaggttcctgtctgaccatgggaaagagaacagcccaggagcaggaagtacagagaatcagagctctgtacctgggtaagtactggggggagattggagtcacttacccaggggagggttcctgcctgaccatgggaaagagagcagcccaggagcaggaagtacagagaatcagagctctgtacctgggtaagtactggggggagattggattcacttacccaggggggggtttctgcctgaccatgggaaagagagcagcccaggagcaggaagtacagagaatcagagctctgtacctgggtaagtactgggggga
The sequence above is a segment of the Xenopus tropicalis strain Nigerian chromosome 7, UCB_Xtro_10.0, whole genome shotgun sequence genome. Coding sequences within it:
- the cela3a gene encoding chymotrypsin like elastase family member 3A, which codes for MLSLVFSVLLLSGAYGCGVPTYAPSARVVNGESAKPYSWPWQVSLQVLINGVFIHNCGGTLIADRWILTAAHCINFSRTNRAVVGDYDLANEEGAEEIFLIPSEDMFVHESWNNNCIPCGNDIALIRLPRPVQISDKVQLSCLPPAGELLPNNFSCYASGWGRLYTGGPYPDILQQALLPVVDYDHCTQRDWWGATVKRSMVCAGGDIRSVCNGDSGGPLNCQGADGRWYVHGVTSFGSGYGCNTLKKPSVFTRVSAFNSWIQQTISENSVSGFQ
- the LOC116412402 gene encoding extensin-3-like: MAANAVSHREKFVQIPAASEPLSPSVLVGAVRGDREQHPTEASPTNLHLAQSNSDVPTKKMAAASICGDLIANPGSDPTHTLANTLHKVQPETFSADSSSGMDHTLLGDGSTTAGTAPPSSSYDVRHKAPPPIGSYDVRHKAPPPSSSYDVRHKAPPPIGSYDVRHKAPPPIGSYDVRHKAPPPSSSYDVRHKAPPRSGSYDVRHKAPPPSGSYDVRHKAPPPSGSYDVRHKAPPPSGSYDVRHKAPLPSGSYDVRHKAPPPSGSYDVRHKALPPSGSYDVRHKAPPPSGSYDVRHKAPPPSGSYDVRHKAPPPSGSYDVRHKAPPPSGSYDVRHKAPPPSGSYDVRHKAPPPSGSYDVRHKAPPPSGSYDVRHKAPPPSGSYDVRHKAPPPSGSYDVRHKAPPPCGSYDVRHKAPPPSGSYDVRHKAPPPSGSYDVRHKAPPPSGSYDVRRKALPPSGSYDVRLKALPPSSSYDVRHKAPPPSGSYDVRHKAPPPSGSYDVRHKAPPPSGSYDVRHKAPPPSGSYDVRHKAPPPSGSYDVRHKAPPPSGSYDVRHKAPPPSGSYDVRHKAPPPSGSYDVRRKPLPPSSSYDVRHKAPPP